A genomic segment from Propionibacteriaceae bacterium ZF39 encodes:
- a CDS encoding DUF5997 family protein, with protein MSQTMKPATAASKLGILLTAAPEEFQSTPISRADLDALRADPPEWLVELRRNGPFPRDVVAAKLGVSKSGLARGGLIDPLDADQIGVLLADPPEWLIRERETQRNTIAENERLRTRND; from the coding sequence GTGAGCCAAACGATGAAGCCCGCAACCGCGGCGAGCAAACTGGGCATCCTGCTGACGGCGGCGCCCGAGGAGTTCCAGTCGACGCCGATCAGCCGCGCCGATCTGGATGCGCTGCGCGCGGACCCGCCGGAGTGGCTGGTCGAGCTGCGGCGCAACGGGCCCTTCCCGCGGGACGTCGTGGCTGCCAAGCTCGGGGTGTCGAAGTCGGGCCTCGCCCGGGGCGGTCTGATCGATCCCCTCGATGCCGACCAGATCGGCGTACTCCTCGCTGACCCGCCCGAATGGCTCATCCGCGAACGCGAAACCCAGCGCAACACCATCGCCGAGAACGAGCGGCTCCGCACCCGGAACGATTAG
- a CDS encoding amidohydrolase, whose translation MTADRQAVTQVLSGLAEIRPWYQDLYRHLHANPELSMAEYATAERIATELRNTPGADDAEITTGIGNTGVTAVLRNGDEPCVLIRADMDALPVREATGLGYASTATGTSPDGSSVPVMHACGHDSHVTCQLAAYRLLAAHRDTWSGTLIALFQPAEEAFDGAQTMADDNLADRIPKPDVALAQHVLPGAAGTVMISPGPIMAACDDMFITVHGKGGHGSAPHETVDPVVLTAAIVMRLQTIVSREVDPNDVAVITVGRMEAGTKNNIIPDTAEIELTVRTYDERVRTRTLDAIHRVVRAEALASGAPEPEIRFLSRLPLTTNDPAVTEQVRQAFTAHFGEDRTRPKEREAGSEDFGIIPDLFGTPYCYWCFGAHDPAGWYAAEAAGTAGSDFPDCHSPYFAPLLDALDTGVEAMVVAALAWLGTDRA comes from the coding sequence GTGACGGCTGATCGCCAGGCAGTGACCCAGGTGCTTTCGGGGCTGGCCGAGATCCGGCCCTGGTATCAGGACCTCTATCGCCACCTCCACGCCAACCCGGAGTTGTCGATGGCGGAGTACGCCACTGCCGAGCGAATCGCCACCGAGCTCCGCAACACCCCGGGCGCGGACGACGCCGAGATCACGACCGGCATCGGCAACACCGGCGTGACCGCAGTGCTGCGCAACGGCGACGAGCCCTGCGTACTGATTCGTGCCGACATGGACGCGCTGCCCGTGCGGGAAGCGACCGGGCTCGGGTACGCCAGCACCGCGACCGGCACGTCCCCCGATGGCAGCAGCGTTCCCGTGATGCACGCCTGTGGCCATGACTCTCACGTCACGTGCCAGCTGGCGGCGTACCGGCTCCTGGCCGCGCACCGCGACACCTGGTCGGGCACGCTCATCGCCCTCTTCCAGCCCGCCGAAGAGGCGTTCGACGGCGCGCAGACGATGGCCGACGACAACCTGGCCGACCGGATTCCAAAGCCCGATGTGGCGCTCGCCCAGCATGTCCTTCCGGGCGCGGCCGGCACCGTGATGATCAGCCCCGGCCCGATCATGGCCGCCTGCGACGACATGTTCATCACCGTGCACGGGAAGGGTGGCCACGGTTCGGCACCGCACGAGACCGTCGATCCTGTCGTGCTCACGGCGGCAATCGTGATGCGCCTGCAGACCATCGTGTCCCGTGAGGTCGACCCGAACGACGTGGCCGTCATCACCGTGGGCCGCATGGAAGCGGGCACCAAGAACAACATCATTCCCGACACCGCCGAGATCGAACTGACGGTGCGGACCTATGACGAGCGCGTCCGCACCCGCACCCTCGACGCGATCCACCGCGTGGTCAGGGCCGAGGCACTCGCCTCCGGCGCCCCCGAACCCGAGATCCGCTTCCTCAGCCGGCTCCCCCTCACCACCAACGATCCGGCCGTGACCGAACAGGTCCGCCAGGCCTTCACGGCCCACTTCGGCGAGGACAGAACCCGGCCCAAGGAGCGGGAGGCCGGCAGCGAGGACTTCGGAATCATCCCCGACCTGTTCGGGACGCCCTATTGCTATTGGTGTTTCGGCGCGCACGACCCAGCAGGCTGGTACGCCGCAGAGGCCGCGGGCACGGCAGGATCGGATTTCCCCGACTGCCACTCCCCCTATTTCGCGCCGCTGCTCGATGCCCTGGACACCGGCGTGGAGGCGATGGTCGTGGCCGCGCTCGCGTGGCTCGGCACTGACCGGGCCTGA
- a CDS encoding NADP-dependent isocitrate dehydrogenase, with product MPKIIYTLTDEAPLLATYSFKPIVEAFAATAGVEIETRDISLSGRILAAFSDRLEESQRVDDALAELGELTQSPDANIIKLPNISASVPQMKAAIAELQAQGFDLPEFPDKPETDEEKEIRDRYDAVKGSAVNPVLREGNSDRRAPAAVKRYAQEHPHWMGEWDPESKTNVAHMKDDDFHGNEQTVVMENDDDLKIQLVSPLGKVQVLRESLKVQAGDVVDSTFMSVSSLKAFLRRQIRRARQENVLFSVHLKATMMKVSDPIMFGHVIRAFFTDVYKEYGADMDAAGLNPNNGLASIFKGLEKMENGAEIRAAFDEAMANGPRLAMVNSDKGITNLHVPSDVIVDASMPAMIRNSGHMWGPDGEEDDTLAVLPDSSYGEVYQAVIDDCRDNGALDPRTMGSVANVGLMAQKAEEYGSHDKTFEIPFHGTIQVVNSAGDVIMDDIVDPGDIWRACTTTDAAIRDWVKLAVARARATGDQTVFWLDRSRAHDRTLKRIVRRYLSELDTEGLRILFMHPADAAETAVFRMRKGLNSISVTGNVLRDYNTDLFPILELGTSAKMLSVVPLMAGGGLFETGAGGSAPKHVDQLVNENYLRWDSLGEFLALAESLRHFAENHGNQGAGVLGDALDKATEKLLLENKSPARKLGQIDNRGSHFWLTLYWAKELALQTTDEDLAAAFKPLAAELENNAQKINEELIAVQGSPADIGGYYRPDPEKTAAVMRPSETFNSIIDQLG from the coding sequence ATGCCCAAAATCATCTATACGCTGACCGATGAGGCGCCGCTCTTGGCGACCTACTCCTTCAAGCCGATCGTCGAAGCGTTCGCTGCCACAGCGGGCGTTGAGATCGAGACCCGTGACATTTCGCTCTCGGGCCGCATCCTGGCCGCCTTCAGCGACAGGCTCGAGGAATCGCAGCGTGTCGATGACGCCCTGGCCGAACTGGGCGAGCTCACCCAGAGCCCGGATGCCAACATCATCAAGCTGCCCAACATTTCCGCCTCCGTGCCCCAGATGAAGGCCGCGATCGCCGAGCTGCAGGCGCAGGGCTTCGACCTGCCCGAGTTCCCCGACAAGCCGGAGACCGACGAGGAGAAGGAGATCCGCGACCGCTATGACGCGGTGAAGGGCTCTGCCGTGAACCCGGTTCTCCGCGAGGGCAACTCCGACCGGCGGGCACCCGCCGCCGTCAAGCGCTATGCCCAGGAGCACCCCCATTGGATGGGCGAATGGGATCCGGAGTCGAAGACGAACGTCGCCCACATGAAGGACGACGACTTCCACGGCAACGAGCAGACCGTGGTCATGGAGAACGACGACGACCTCAAGATCCAGCTGGTGTCCCCGCTGGGCAAGGTCCAGGTGCTGCGCGAATCGCTGAAGGTGCAGGCCGGTGACGTGGTCGACTCGACGTTCATGTCGGTCAGCTCGCTGAAGGCCTTCCTACGGCGTCAGATCCGCCGCGCGCGCCAGGAGAACGTGCTGTTCTCGGTGCACCTGAAGGCGACCATGATGAAGGTCTCCGACCCGATCATGTTCGGCCATGTCATCCGGGCGTTCTTCACCGACGTCTACAAGGAATACGGCGCAGACATGGACGCCGCCGGCCTCAATCCCAACAACGGCCTGGCCAGCATCTTCAAGGGTCTGGAGAAGATGGAGAACGGCGCCGAGATCCGCGCCGCGTTCGACGAGGCGATGGCCAACGGCCCGCGTCTGGCGATGGTCAACTCCGACAAGGGGATCACCAACCTGCACGTGCCGAGCGATGTCATCGTCGATGCCTCGATGCCGGCCATGATCCGCAACTCCGGTCACATGTGGGGCCCGGACGGCGAGGAGGACGACACCCTCGCGGTGCTGCCCGACTCGTCCTATGGCGAGGTCTATCAGGCCGTGATCGACGACTGCCGCGACAACGGCGCGCTCGATCCGCGGACCATGGGTTCGGTGGCCAACGTGGGACTCATGGCCCAGAAGGCCGAGGAATACGGCTCCCACGACAAGACCTTCGAGATCCCGTTCCACGGAACCATCCAGGTCGTCAACTCGGCCGGCGACGTGATCATGGACGACATCGTCGACCCGGGTGACATCTGGCGGGCCTGCACGACCACCGATGCGGCCATCCGTGACTGGGTCAAGCTGGCCGTCGCGCGTGCCCGGGCGACCGGCGACCAGACCGTGTTCTGGCTCGACCGCTCCCGCGCCCACGACCGGACCCTGAAGCGCATCGTCCGGCGCTATCTGTCCGAGCTCGACACCGAGGGCCTGCGGATCCTGTTCATGCACCCGGCCGATGCGGCCGAGACCGCGGTGTTCCGCATGCGCAAGGGCCTCAACTCGATCTCGGTCACCGGCAACGTGCTCCGCGACTACAACACCGACCTGTTCCCGATCCTCGAGCTCGGCACCTCGGCCAAGATGCTCTCCGTCGTGCCGCTCATGGCCGGTGGCGGCCTGTTCGAGACCGGCGCCGGCGGCTCGGCACCCAAGCACGTCGATCAGCTGGTGAACGAGAACTATCTGCGCTGGGATTCGCTGGGCGAATTCCTCGCCCTCGCCGAGAGCCTGCGGCACTTCGCCGAGAACCACGGCAACCAGGGTGCCGGAGTCCTGGGCGACGCCCTCGACAAGGCGACGGAGAAGCTGCTGCTCGAGAACAAGTCGCCGGCCCGCAAGCTCGGCCAGATCGACAATCGGGGCAGCCACTTCTGGCTCACCCTCTATTGGGCCAAGGAGCTCGCACTCCAGACGACCGATGAGGATCTGGCCGCCGCGTTCAAGCCCCTGGCGGCCGAGCTCGAGAACAACGCCCAGAAGATCAACGAGGAACTCATCGCCGTCCAGGGTTCGCCTGCAGACATCGGCGGCTACTACCGACCCGATCCCGAGAAGACGGCCGCGGTCATGCGTCCGTCCGAGACGTTCAACTCGATCATCGACCAGCTCGGCTGA
- a CDS encoding DUF480 domain-containing protein — protein sequence MVEPMTTTGGPLPELSAIEQRVLGALMEKQRTVPASYPLSLNGLRTACNQTSSREPVTDYDDKTLEEQARELKHRDLVKVVWAGKGSRTLKYHQLLTDRLGLAEDEAALITVLLLRGAQAPGELKARTERLIGFADRTEVEDCLARMADRGQPLVRQLERRVGQHDRRWIHLLGPVAGEDSVPVPTEPVVDREVVLTDGPAARDARVRAAYDATAEAYAGEFGDELAGQPFEQWLLAHVAELGEGPVADVGCGPGYTTALLAEAGADVTGFDLSPAMVEIATAEQDGVRFEVGDFTRLLRPPAAAAWGTIVAWYSLVHLAPSELPGTVAGFARILAPGGWLVIGLQIGGDVHRVEEFHGIPIELDFVRHEVNDVLGAVAAAGLEVIERYVRGPVPGETPAKDRFYVLARRPLQG from the coding sequence GTGGTTGAACCGATGACGACGACCGGCGGTCCACTCCCCGAGCTCAGCGCGATCGAGCAACGGGTCCTCGGAGCGCTCATGGAGAAGCAGCGCACCGTGCCCGCCAGCTATCCCCTGTCGCTCAATGGCCTGCGGACTGCCTGCAACCAGACCAGCAGCCGCGAGCCGGTCACCGACTATGACGACAAGACCCTGGAGGAGCAGGCGCGCGAGCTGAAGCACCGCGATCTGGTCAAGGTCGTGTGGGCCGGCAAGGGCTCCCGCACCCTGAAATATCACCAGCTGCTCACCGACCGGCTCGGGCTGGCCGAGGACGAGGCGGCGCTCATCACCGTCCTGTTGCTGCGCGGTGCGCAGGCACCGGGTGAGCTGAAAGCCCGGACGGAGCGGTTGATCGGGTTCGCCGATCGCACCGAGGTGGAGGACTGCCTGGCGCGGATGGCGGACCGGGGTCAGCCGTTGGTACGCCAGCTCGAGCGCCGCGTCGGTCAGCACGATCGGCGCTGGATTCACCTGCTCGGACCGGTGGCGGGTGAGGACAGCGTTCCGGTGCCGACCGAGCCGGTCGTCGACCGCGAGGTGGTGCTCACCGACGGCCCCGCTGCCCGTGATGCCCGCGTCCGGGCTGCCTACGACGCGACCGCTGAGGCGTACGCCGGGGAGTTCGGGGATGAGCTCGCAGGTCAGCCGTTCGAGCAATGGCTGCTGGCGCACGTGGCGGAGCTGGGCGAAGGTCCGGTGGCTGATGTCGGGTGCGGCCCGGGTTATACGACGGCGCTGCTGGCCGAGGCCGGAGCCGATGTGACCGGGTTCGATCTGTCGCCGGCGATGGTGGAGATCGCGACGGCCGAGCAGGACGGAGTTCGCTTCGAGGTCGGTGACTTCACCCGCCTCCTCCGTCCGCCCGCGGCGGCCGCGTGGGGCACGATCGTGGCCTGGTACTCCCTCGTCCACCTCGCACCCTCTGAGCTGCCCGGGACCGTGGCGGGATTCGCCCGGATCCTCGCTCCCGGTGGCTGGCTGGTGATCGGCCTCCAGATCGGTGGCGATGTTCACCGCGTGGAGGAATTCCACGGCATCCCGATCGAGTTGGATTTCGTACGCCACGAGGTCAACGACGTGCTCGGTGCCGTGGCTGCCGCCGGACTCGAGGTGATCGAACGCTATGTCCGCGGCCCGGTGCCCGGGGAGACACCGGCGAAGGATCGCTTCTATGTGCTGGCTCGACGCCCTCTGCAGGGTTAG
- a CDS encoding patatin-like phospholipase family protein: MNPPSSRRRVAIACQGGGSHTAFTAGVLSRCFDEDVLENYEFVGLSGTSGGAICALVAWSTLVRGHPERAAALLERFWSANSASLPVERVVNSMMLWGARVAEQFGAPTLSPYDSFLSAWSLEHLRTMVNSVIDFEGLTELATEDAAPLLLLGSVDVVSGRLRTFNSRHGEISADAVLSSAAIPSMFRSVSMHGGAYWDGLMTQNPPLRGLMDAAPDELWVIQVNPTSIDYEPSTVSEIANRRNELAGNLALLQELSSLEIFDELIARGELKSERVRPVTIRLMEMQRPPSALRWNATSKLNRDPRFIRELITLGTQQADDFLASIEFERHWQRGDGDSMLDHVARGATISVDVPGVHIAATDDPDEVQNFFTHQLHDLVSLNLTRKRVFRNAVSWELRVHGPDQLATATAEARFQDSLVTRFRLAPPTH, translated from the coding sequence GTGAATCCACCCAGCAGCCGTCGCCGGGTTGCCATCGCCTGTCAGGGCGGTGGGAGCCATACCGCATTCACCGCGGGGGTGCTCAGCCGGTGCTTCGACGAAGACGTCCTCGAGAACTATGAGTTCGTCGGCCTGAGCGGAACCTCGGGCGGAGCGATCTGCGCTCTGGTCGCGTGGTCGACGCTGGTCCGCGGCCATCCGGAGCGGGCGGCTGCCCTGCTGGAACGATTCTGGTCCGCCAACTCCGCGTCGCTCCCCGTCGAGCGCGTGGTGAACTCGATGATGCTGTGGGGCGCCCGGGTTGCCGAGCAATTCGGGGCCCCGACCCTGAGCCCCTATGACTCGTTCCTCTCCGCCTGGTCGCTCGAGCATCTGCGCACCATGGTCAACTCGGTCATCGATTTCGAGGGCCTCACGGAACTGGCCACCGAGGACGCCGCTCCCCTCCTGCTGCTCGGGTCGGTCGACGTGGTTTCGGGACGTTTGCGTACCTTCAACAGCCGCCACGGCGAGATCAGCGCCGATGCGGTGTTGTCGTCCGCTGCGATTCCCAGCATGTTCCGCTCGGTCAGCATGCATGGCGGGGCCTATTGGGATGGCTTGATGACCCAGAACCCTCCGCTGCGCGGTCTCATGGACGCCGCCCCCGATGAGCTGTGGGTGATCCAGGTGAACCCGACCTCGATCGACTACGAACCCAGCACCGTGTCGGAGATCGCCAACCGGCGCAACGAGCTGGCCGGCAATCTCGCGCTGCTGCAGGAGTTGAGTTCACTCGAGATCTTCGACGAGCTCATCGCCCGCGGGGAGTTGAAGTCCGAGCGGGTACGCCCGGTGACGATCCGGCTCATGGAGATGCAGCGTCCCCCGAGCGCCCTCCGTTGGAACGCCACCTCGAAGCTCAATCGCGATCCCCGATTCATTCGGGAACTCATCACCCTCGGCACGCAGCAGGCCGATGACTTCCTCGCCTCGATCGAGTTCGAGCGGCACTGGCAGCGCGGTGATGGCGATTCGATGCTCGATCACGTCGCCCGCGGCGCGACCATCTCGGTGGACGTACCCGGCGTACACATCGCGGCCACCGACGATCCGGACGAGGTGCAGAACTTCTTCACCCATCAGCTGCACGACCTGGTATCCCTCAACCTCACCCGGAAGCGGGTCTTCCGCAATGCGGTGAGCTGGGAGCTCCGGGTGCATGGACCCGATCAGCTCGCGACCGCGACCGCCGAGGCCCGGTTCCAGGACAGTCTGGTCACCCGGTTCCGATTGGCGCCCCCGACGCACTGA
- a CDS encoding SemiSWEET family transporter, whose amino-acid sequence MLELLPVVTTIWGLVMALAPILQIRLIAREKDASGISVIWICILIVGFLLWLAYGLALKAAPLIITNTVSAVVALALLTTVLVFRRRASQGVGRRSGL is encoded by the coding sequence ATGCTCGAACTGCTGCCCGTTGTCACGACCATCTGGGGCCTTGTCATGGCCCTCGCGCCGATTCTTCAGATCCGGCTGATCGCCCGTGAGAAAGATGCGAGCGGGATCTCCGTCATCTGGATCTGCATCCTGATCGTCGGATTCCTGTTGTGGCTCGCCTATGGCCTTGCGCTGAAGGCTGCGCCGCTGATCATCACCAATACCGTCTCTGCGGTCGTCGCGCTCGCATTGCTGACGACCGTCCTCGTGTTTCGGCGGCGGGCGTCACAGGGGGTTGGGCGACGTTCCGGCCTGTAG
- a CDS encoding VOC family protein, protein MTISAGSPTWLDLGTTDLEKSIDFYRELFGWNFTSTGPEFGNYQMIDAGVPVGGLGLNVDMEGNLDESLPVWWTIYLKVADIDATLEAVTTHGGTVFVPPMAIGDMGRMAIVAAPSGAAFGLWESGTFDGFDTQGNPGTSTWFETLTKDFDADSAFYAAALGWENAPMGSDEGDAVETDETPDNMGRYVTNFAGEAATAGLCEANAWLPEEMPSYWRVYFRVEDADATVAKIKDLGGALLDGPIDTPFGRVATVADSLGGSFQIVA, encoded by the coding sequence ATGACCATCAGCGCTGGATCCCCCACGTGGCTCGACCTCGGCACCACTGACCTGGAGAAGTCGATCGACTTCTATCGCGAACTCTTCGGCTGGAACTTCACGAGCACCGGGCCGGAGTTCGGCAACTACCAGATGATCGACGCAGGCGTACCCGTCGGCGGTCTCGGCCTCAACGTGGACATGGAGGGCAACCTCGACGAGAGCCTCCCGGTGTGGTGGACGATCTATCTCAAGGTGGCCGACATCGACGCCACGCTTGAGGCCGTCACGACCCATGGCGGAACCGTTTTCGTGCCGCCGATGGCGATCGGCGACATGGGGAGAATGGCGATCGTGGCGGCCCCGTCGGGTGCCGCCTTCGGGCTGTGGGAGAGCGGGACGTTCGACGGTTTCGATACCCAGGGCAACCCGGGCACGTCGACCTGGTTCGAGACCCTGACGAAGGACTTCGACGCCGACTCCGCCTTCTATGCGGCCGCGCTCGGCTGGGAGAACGCTCCCATGGGCTCCGATGAGGGCGACGCCGTCGAAACCGACGAGACGCCCGACAACATGGGCCGCTATGTGACCAACTTCGCGGGTGAGGCGGCGACCGCCGGCCTGTGCGAGGCGAATGCCTGGTTGCCGGAGGAGATGCCGTCCTACTGGCGCGTCTATTTCCGGGTCGAGGACGCCGACGCCACGGTCGCGAAGATCAAGGATCTGGGTGGTGCCCTCCTCGACGGCCCGATCGACACGCCGTTCGGCCGGGTCGCGACGGTGGCCGATTCCTTGGGCGGGTCGTTCCAGATCGTCGCGTGA
- a CDS encoding LysR substrate-binding domain-containing protein has protein sequence MNDSPALEVLRVGHVPGVTLTKWRTRWEERITARLEIIEVAEGDPRRVLDAGEVDLCFARLPLERDGLHAIPLYEEVMVAWVNKDHPIAAFDEITQADLVDETVLREVDLVAIDRVNAGAVLLVPLSVARSASRRDLRHRPVTDEPPAQMVLAWPKDREDPLIEEFIGIVRGRTANSSRTNREREARDDKPRGRKPPAPKGQAQQQQKRKPQAGRGRARSRRTR, from the coding sequence GTGAACGACTCTCCGGCCCTCGAGGTCCTGCGCGTGGGGCATGTCCCGGGTGTGACGCTGACGAAGTGGCGTACGCGCTGGGAGGAGCGGATTACGGCGCGGCTCGAGATCATCGAGGTCGCGGAGGGCGACCCGCGACGGGTGCTGGATGCCGGTGAGGTGGACCTGTGTTTCGCCCGGCTGCCGTTGGAGCGCGACGGGCTGCACGCGATCCCGCTCTATGAAGAGGTCATGGTCGCCTGGGTCAACAAGGACCATCCGATCGCGGCGTTCGACGAGATCACGCAGGCGGATCTGGTCGATGAGACCGTGCTGCGTGAGGTCGACCTGGTGGCGATCGACCGGGTGAATGCGGGGGCTGTGCTCCTGGTTCCGCTCTCGGTGGCCCGCTCGGCGAGTCGACGCGACCTGAGGCATCGGCCCGTCACCGACGAGCCGCCCGCACAGATGGTCCTGGCCTGGCCGAAGGACCGCGAAGATCCGCTCATCGAGGAGTTCATCGGCATCGTCCGGGGCCGGACCGCCAACAGTTCTCGCACGAACCGCGAGCGCGAGGCGCGTGACGACAAGCCCCGTGGGCGCAAGCCGCCGGCCCCCAAAGGTCAGGCCCAGCAACAGCAGAAGCGCAAGCCGCAGGCCGGACGCGGCCGCGCGCGGTCCCGGCGTACGCGCTGA
- a CDS encoding trimeric intracellular cation channel family protein, which produces MQFDAELLFRLVDVTGVFANGLLGGAVARTKGFDAIGFVMLAIVSGLGGGMLRDTLLGTGFPVALTDPLYLTFALLGAGVAYFLDFGRGWARRGLLVADALSLGCWSATGASKALMAGLDWLPAIFLGVITAVGGGMLRDILVNQVPSVFTGPLYASVSILASAEMVLLQSLNQYALGMGLAIATGGVLGLLARWRQWTLPPAAQWTVPRPRIRKLFRSRSRPMKGRLF; this is translated from the coding sequence ATGCAGTTTGATGCGGAGCTGCTGTTCCGGCTGGTCGACGTCACAGGTGTGTTCGCCAACGGACTCCTGGGTGGCGCTGTGGCCCGCACCAAGGGTTTCGATGCCATCGGCTTCGTGATGCTCGCGATCGTCTCGGGCCTCGGCGGCGGCATGCTCCGGGACACTCTTCTCGGCACCGGTTTTCCGGTCGCGCTGACCGACCCGCTCTACCTCACGTTTGCCCTGCTCGGCGCCGGCGTGGCGTACTTCCTCGACTTCGGACGAGGTTGGGCTCGCCGCGGCCTCCTGGTCGCGGACGCACTCTCGCTCGGCTGCTGGTCGGCGACCGGTGCGTCCAAGGCCCTGATGGCGGGGTTGGACTGGCTGCCCGCCATCTTCCTCGGAGTCATCACCGCAGTCGGCGGCGGCATGCTGCGCGACATCCTGGTCAACCAGGTGCCATCGGTGTTCACCGGGCCGCTTTACGCCAGCGTGTCGATTCTCGCCAGCGCCGAAATGGTGCTGCTGCAATCCCTGAATCAGTACGCCCTCGGCATGGGCCTCGCGATCGCCACCGGAGGCGTACTCGGCCTGCTGGCCCGCTGGCGTCAGTGGACCCTGCCGCCCGCCGCCCAGTGGACCGTTCCGAGGCCCCGCATCCGCAAGCTGTTCCGCAGCCGCTCCCGCCCGATGAAGGGTCGCCTGTTCTGA
- the nagB gene encoding glucosamine-6-phosphate deaminase, giving the protein MRIIIDDIPELGRFAVDLIAEQISYRPDCTIGLATGSSPLPIYHELAARVARGELDLSQVQFFALDEYAGLGGDHPMSYRFFLDEHVVGPCGLDPAQLRTLNGRAEDLAQECRDYEDAIAEAGGIDLQILGIGHNGHLAFNEPTSSFGSRTRVVALTPQTVDANARFFDDDPEDVPLLALSQGIGTILEAGALILIATGGGKAPAIHSAIEGELTSSVPASALQLHRQTTFLVDAPAGSMLARADFYRRERQLIPRYGRTTPRRR; this is encoded by the coding sequence GTGCGGATCATCATCGATGACATCCCCGAGCTTGGCCGATTCGCGGTCGACCTGATCGCCGAGCAGATCAGCTATCGACCCGATTGCACGATCGGCCTGGCCACGGGATCGTCACCGCTGCCGATCTATCACGAGTTGGCCGCCAGGGTGGCGCGCGGCGAGCTGGACCTGTCTCAGGTCCAGTTCTTCGCGCTCGATGAGTACGCCGGCCTGGGCGGGGACCATCCGATGTCCTATCGCTTCTTCCTGGACGAACACGTGGTCGGGCCGTGTGGCCTGGATCCGGCTCAGCTGCGGACCCTCAATGGGCGCGCCGAGGACCTCGCCCAGGAGTGCCGCGACTATGAGGACGCGATCGCGGAGGCGGGCGGCATCGATCTGCAGATCCTGGGCATCGGGCACAACGGCCACCTCGCCTTCAACGAGCCGACCTCGTCGTTCGGGTCGCGTACGCGAGTCGTCGCACTGACCCCGCAGACCGTCGACGCCAATGCCCGCTTCTTCGACGATGATCCCGAAGACGTGCCGCTGCTCGCGCTGAGCCAGGGCATCGGGACGATCCTGGAGGCCGGCGCGCTCATTCTTATCGCCACCGGTGGCGGCAAGGCCCCCGCCATCCACTCCGCGATCGAGGGTGAGCTCACGTCCAGCGTGCCTGCCTCGGCGCTGCAGCTGCATCGGCAGACGACGTTCCTGGTGGACGCACCCGCAGGCTCGATGCTGGCCCGCGCCGACTTCTATCGCCGAGAGCGTCAGCTGATCCCGCGCTACGGCCGGACGACGCCGCGCCGCCGCTGA
- a CDS encoding pyridoxamine 5'-phosphate oxidase family protein, which produces MAKQFREITNRLREFIEAQQLYFVATAAREGRVNVSPKGLDSLRVLSPTQVVWLNATGSGNETAAHLLDTPRMTLMFCSFVREPLILRLYGTARTVHETDPDWAELCALFPHMLGARNIFVLDIDLVQTSCGYGVPEFEFVTQRTMLDTWAGKKGEEGLVAYRQEKNRASIDGFPTGLPDPRAGLHG; this is translated from the coding sequence ATGGCCAAGCAGTTCAGAGAAATCACCAATCGGCTTCGGGAGTTCATCGAGGCGCAGCAGCTCTACTTCGTCGCCACGGCTGCGCGTGAGGGCAGAGTCAATGTGTCGCCGAAGGGTCTGGACTCACTCCGGGTCCTGTCGCCCACCCAAGTCGTCTGGCTGAACGCGACGGGCAGCGGCAACGAAACGGCCGCGCACCTCCTCGACACACCCCGGATGACCTTGATGTTCTGCTCGTTCGTCCGCGAACCGTTGATCCTGCGTCTCTACGGAACCGCCCGGACGGTGCACGAGACCGATCCCGACTGGGCCGAGCTCTGTGCGCTTTTCCCGCACATGCTCGGCGCCCGCAACATCTTCGTGCTCGACATCGATCTGGTGCAGACGTCCTGCGGCTACGGAGTGCCGGAGTTCGAGTTCGTCACCCAGCGCACGATGCTCGACACCTGGGCCGGGAAGAAGGGCGAGGAAGGTCTCGTGGCATACCGCCAGGAGAAGAACCGCGCCAGCATCGACGGCTTCCCGACGGGCCTGCCGGACCCTCGGGCCGGGCTCCATGGCTGA